AAAACCCGAATATTGAAGGTCTTCTCGTCATCTTGAACACTGTTGGAGGAGATGTAGAAGCAGGACTGGCCATTTCAGAGATGCTCGCTTCCCTTTCGAAGCCAACTGTTTCAATCGTATTAGGTGGGGGACATTCAATAGGAGTCCCAATAGCCGTTTCTTGTGATTACTCATTTATCGCAGGGACAGCGACGATGACCATTCATCCAATCAGATTGACCGGTCTGGTAATAGGGGTTCCAGCAACCTTTGAATATTTGGATAAAATGCAAGAGAGAGTTGTTAATTTTGTAACGAAGCATTCGAACATTCCTGAGGAAAAATTCAAAGAGCTTATGTTTGCAAAAGGGAACCTTACCAGGGATATTGGAACCAACGTCGTTGGCCATGAT
The nucleotide sequence above comes from Mesobacillus jeotgali. Encoded proteins:
- a CDS encoding ClpP family protease, with translation MDMDSNLNSSDNQEGQQGPQGEQENKSSGLLEKIQQLGQTNVPQLSQDSKIHCLTIVGQIEGHMQLPPHNKTTKYEHLIPQIVAIEQNPNIEGLLVILNTVGGDVEAGLAISEMLASLSKPTVSIVLGGGHSIGVPIAVSCDYSFIAGTATMTIHPIRLTGLVIGVPATFEYLDKMQERVVNFVTKHSNIPEEKFKELMFAKGNLTRDIGTNVVGHDAVETGLIHEVGGIGQAMKKLNELIEMNKQKTEVIVQ